A genome region from Nocardia sp. NBC_01730 includes the following:
- the rph gene encoding ribonuclease PH, which produces MSRRADGRADDELREVRITRGFTTHPAGSVLVEFGQTRVMCTASVTEGVPPWRRDSGLGWLTAEYAMLPAATHTRSGRESVKGKVGGRTQEISRLVGRSLRACIDLAAIGENTIAIDCDVLQADGGTRTAAITGAYVALADAVTYLGAAGGLADPQPISCAIAAVSVGVVDGRVRLDLPYEEDSRAEVDMNVVATDTGTLVEVQGTGEGATFPRSTLDKLLDAALAGCEQLFVLQREALALPYPGVLPEPSEPKKK; this is translated from the coding sequence GTGTCGAGACGAGCCGATGGCAGGGCGGACGATGAACTCCGCGAGGTACGGATCACCCGTGGATTTACCACGCATCCAGCCGGTTCGGTGCTGGTGGAGTTCGGCCAGACGCGGGTGATGTGCACCGCGAGCGTCACCGAGGGCGTGCCTCCGTGGCGTCGCGACTCCGGGCTGGGCTGGCTCACCGCCGAATACGCGATGTTGCCTGCCGCGACGCACACCCGCAGCGGCAGAGAGTCGGTCAAGGGCAAGGTCGGCGGACGGACCCAGGAAATCAGCCGACTGGTCGGTCGCTCGCTGCGCGCGTGCATCGACCTGGCCGCCATCGGCGAGAACACCATCGCGATCGACTGCGACGTGCTGCAAGCCGACGGCGGAACCAGGACGGCAGCCATCACCGGTGCGTACGTCGCGCTGGCCGACGCGGTGACCTACCTCGGCGCGGCGGGCGGCCTGGCCGACCCGCAACCGATCTCGTGCGCGATCGCCGCGGTGAGCGTCGGTGTCGTCGACGGTAGGGTGCGCTTGGATCTGCCGTACGAAGAGGATTCGCGTGCCGAGGTCGACATGAACGTCGTCGCCACCGACACCGGCACACTCGTCGAGGTCCAGGGCACTGGCGAGGGCGCCACGTTCCCGCGTTCCACACTGGACAAGCTGCTCGACGCCGCGCTCGCGGGTTGTGAACAGCTGTTCGTCCTGCAGAGGGAGGCGCTGGCGCTGCCGTACCCGGGCGTGCTTCCCGAGCCGTCCGAGCCGAAGAAGAAGTGA
- a CDS encoding cyclic nucleotide-degrading phosphodiesterase, which produces MRLTVLGCSGSVSGPDSPASGYLLTGPDMSPTVIDFGPGVLGALQRYANPGEVDVFLTHLHADHCLDLPGLLVWRRYHPKPPEGKAIVHGPSDTSLRIGNASAEVGGECDDWSDVIDMRPWADGESVEFGPGHTVTARRMFHPPEAYGLRIVTASGRTFVYTGDTALCQEVRELAKGADILMAEASWTHDPANRPPGIHLSGVEAGLIAAEAGAKELLLTHIPPWTSREDVIAEAKAQFAGPVHAVAPGETFSI; this is translated from the coding sequence ATGCGCCTTACCGTCCTCGGGTGCTCGGGCAGCGTGTCCGGCCCGGACTCTCCAGCGTCGGGTTACCTGCTGACCGGACCGGATATGTCGCCGACGGTCATCGATTTCGGTCCGGGAGTGCTCGGCGCGCTGCAGCGCTACGCCAATCCAGGTGAGGTCGACGTCTTCCTTACCCATTTGCACGCGGACCACTGCCTGGATCTGCCCGGCCTGCTGGTATGGCGGCGCTACCACCCGAAGCCGCCGGAGGGGAAGGCGATCGTGCACGGCCCGTCGGATACCTCGCTGCGGATCGGCAATGCCTCCGCCGAGGTCGGCGGCGAATGCGATGACTGGTCCGACGTGATCGACATGCGGCCGTGGGCGGACGGAGAGTCGGTCGAATTCGGGCCGGGTCACACTGTTACGGCGCGCCGGATGTTCCACCCGCCGGAGGCCTATGGTCTGCGAATAGTGACCGCGAGCGGGCGAACCTTCGTCTATACCGGCGACACCGCCCTGTGCCAGGAGGTCCGCGAACTCGCCAAGGGCGCCGACATCCTGATGGCGGAGGCGTCCTGGACCCACGACCCCGCGAATCGGCCGCCGGGCATTCATCTTTCGGGCGTCGAGGCGGGTTTGATCGCGGCCGAAGCCGGGGCGAAGGAGCTGCTGCTCACCCACATTCCGCCCTGGACCTCCCGCGAGGACGTAATCGCCGAGGCAAAGGCGCAGTTCGCCGGACCAGTGCACGCGGTGGCGCCGGGCGAGACGTTCTCTATCTAA
- a CDS encoding oxidoreductase yields the protein MAWRLTEIPDQTGRTYVITGANGGLGAVTTRVLATKGATVIMACRNAEKAKKVADGIEGDVRVAELNLADLASIREFAEGSAEFDVLINNAGLMNVPFSRTEDGFETQWGVNHLGHFTLTGLLLDRITDRVVTLASIAHKQTPKLRIDDLDYEHRRYQRNLAYAQSKLCNLMFARELQRRLAEAGSAKRSYSVHPGVSATDLFAHTETPIDWIAKPFIRLIGHSPAKAAHSTLFAATMPDADPEVYWGPSRLLQTRGPVGASPSSRLSKNKDLWKRLWAESERLTGVTYKF from the coding sequence ATGGCGTGGCGACTTACTGAAATCCCAGACCAAACCGGACGCACCTATGTGATCACCGGCGCGAACGGCGGACTGGGTGCCGTCACCACCAGAGTCCTCGCGACCAAAGGCGCTACCGTCATCATGGCCTGCCGCAACGCGGAGAAGGCGAAGAAGGTCGCCGACGGCATCGAGGGTGACGTGCGGGTGGCCGAACTGAACCTGGCCGACCTGGCCTCGATCCGCGAATTCGCCGAGGGCAGCGCCGAATTCGACGTACTGATCAACAATGCCGGCCTGATGAACGTCCCGTTCTCGCGGACCGAGGACGGCTTCGAAACCCAGTGGGGCGTCAACCATCTCGGCCACTTCACGCTGACCGGACTACTGCTGGACCGGATCACCGACCGGGTGGTGACGCTGGCCAGCATCGCGCACAAGCAGACCCCTAAACTCCGGATCGACGACCTCGACTACGAGCACCGTCGCTATCAGCGCAATCTCGCGTACGCGCAGTCCAAGCTGTGCAACCTCATGTTCGCACGGGAGCTCCAGCGCAGGCTGGCCGAAGCTGGCTCGGCGAAGCGCTCCTACAGCGTGCACCCCGGCGTCTCGGCCACCGACCTGTTCGCGCACACCGAGACGCCGATCGACTGGATCGCCAAGCCGTTCATCCGCCTGATCGGACACTCGCCCGCGAAGGCCGCGCACTCGACGCTGTTCGCAGCGACCATGCCCGACGCCGACCCCGAGGTGTACTGGGGCCCGTCCCGACTGCTCCAGACCCGAGGCCCGGTGGGCGCGTCGCCGTCCTCTCGGCTGTCGAAGAACAAGGACCTGTGGAAGCGGCTGTGGGCCGAATCCGAGCGGCTGACCGGGGTCACCTACAAGTTCTGA
- a CDS encoding rhomboid family intramembrane serine protease, with product MAGGAGLGPSFDPDRIASIRARLGKPAEATTPSPAKTTGGLAAVKQLWLRAVVVIIGFVGLLYGIEGVDTFADHRLDRAGIEPRRAEGLSGILFAPVLHGGWDHLIGNTLPVLVLGFLALLAGIGRGLAATAIIWIVAGVGTWLTGAAGSVHLGASVLVFGWLTFLISRGWFARNPGQIVLGLVVLALYGSLLWGVLPGQPGISWQGHLFGAVGGLLAGWVLSGDERRHRRGDRAGVIVPPR from the coding sequence ATGGCCGGCGGTGCGGGACTCGGGCCTTCGTTCGACCCTGATCGGATCGCGTCGATTCGAGCGCGGTTGGGTAAGCCCGCGGAGGCAACCACGCCGTCTCCGGCGAAAACCACGGGTGGCCTCGCGGCGGTCAAACAACTCTGGTTGCGTGCCGTGGTGGTGATCATCGGATTCGTCGGGCTGCTCTACGGCATCGAGGGTGTCGACACCTTCGCCGACCATCGGCTCGACCGCGCGGGCATCGAGCCGCGTCGGGCCGAAGGACTATCCGGCATCCTGTTCGCCCCGGTGCTGCACGGTGGCTGGGACCATCTGATCGGCAACACGCTTCCGGTGCTGGTGCTCGGCTTCCTCGCGCTGCTGGCCGGTATCGGCCGCGGCCTGGCCGCGACCGCGATCATCTGGATCGTGGCGGGTGTCGGAACCTGGCTCACCGGGGCAGCTGGCTCCGTGCACCTCGGCGCGTCGGTACTGGTGTTCGGTTGGCTGACCTTCCTCATCTCCCGCGGCTGGTTCGCCCGCAACCCTGGTCAGATCGTGCTCGGTCTCGTCGTGCTGGCGCTCTATGGGTCGCTGCTGTGGGGAGTTCTGCCTGGACAACCCGGAATCTCTTGGCAGGGGCATCTTTTCGGGGCGGTGGGTGGGCTGCTCGCCGGCTGGGTACTCTCTGGTGATGAACGTCGACACCGCCGCGGGGATCGAGCCGGAGTCATTGTGCCGCCACGCTGA
- the rdgB gene encoding RdgB/HAM1 family non-canonical purine NTP pyrophosphatase, which yields MTRLLVASRNRKKLNELRRILDEAGVAGIEIVGLDDVPAYDEAPETGATFEENALAKARDGVGATGLACVADDSGLEVDALNGMPGVLSARWSGGHGDDAANNALLLAQLADVPDERRGARFVSTCALVVPSGGEIVVRGEWPGSIGRKPVGDGGFGYDPLFVPEGGAVTAAQLTPAQKDAVSHRGRALTRLLPELAALTAS from the coding sequence ATGACTCGCCTACTTGTCGCCAGTCGCAACCGCAAGAAACTGAACGAGCTGCGCCGGATCCTCGACGAGGCCGGCGTCGCGGGTATCGAGATCGTCGGGCTCGACGACGTTCCCGCCTACGATGAGGCGCCGGAGACCGGGGCGACGTTCGAGGAGAACGCGCTCGCCAAGGCACGGGACGGCGTCGGGGCCACCGGTCTGGCCTGCGTCGCGGACGACTCCGGCCTCGAGGTGGACGCGCTGAACGGTATGCCTGGTGTGCTGTCGGCGCGCTGGTCGGGTGGGCATGGTGACGACGCCGCGAACAACGCACTGCTGCTCGCACAGCTCGCCGATGTTCCGGACGAGCGGCGCGGGGCGCGGTTCGTCTCGACCTGCGCGCTGGTGGTGCCGAGCGGTGGGGAAATCGTGGTGCGGGGCGAATGGCCGGGCTCGATCGGCCGGAAGCCGGTGGGCGACGGTGGTTTCGGCTACGACCCGCTGTTCGTCCCGGAGGGCGGCGCCGTCACCGCCGCCCAGCTGACGCCCGCCCAGAAGGACGCGGTGTCACATCGGGGGCGGGCGCTGACCCGGTTGCTGCCAGAGTTGGCCGCGCTGACCGCGAGCTGA
- a CDS encoding M67 family metallopeptidase: protein MLVIRADLVEAMVAHARADHPDEACGVIAGPEGSDRPERFIAMVNAERSPTFYRFDSGEQLKVWRAMDDADETPVVIYHSHTATEAYPSRTDVSYASEPFAHYVLISTRDPERHELRSYRIVDGEVTEEPVKIVDSYQNQSDACS from the coding sequence GTGCTGGTGATCAGGGCCGACCTCGTGGAGGCGATGGTGGCGCACGCGCGTGCCGATCACCCCGACGAGGCCTGCGGCGTCATCGCGGGACCCGAGGGCTCGGATCGCCCGGAGCGCTTCATCGCCATGGTCAACGCCGAACGCTCGCCCACCTTCTACCGCTTCGACTCCGGCGAGCAGTTGAAGGTGTGGCGCGCGATGGACGACGCCGACGAGACGCCGGTGGTGATCTACCACTCGCACACCGCCACCGAGGCTTACCCGAGCCGGACCGACGTGTCCTACGCGTCCGAGCCCTTCGCGCACTACGTGCTGATCTCCACCCGCGATCCCGAGCGGCACGAGCTGCGCAGCTACCGGATCGTCGACGGTGAGGTCACCGAGGAGCCGGTAAAAATCGTCGACTCGTACCAGAATCAGTCCGATGCCTGTTCGTGA
- a CDS encoding MoaD/ThiS family protein: protein MSVTVSIPTIMRGLTGGEKRVQAQAGTLAALIDDLEANHPGLAERLLKDGKLNRYVNIYVDDEDVRFAGGLAAEVPEDASVTILPAVAGG, encoded by the coding sequence ATGTCGGTAACCGTGTCCATTCCGACCATCATGCGCGGCCTCACCGGAGGTGAGAAGCGCGTGCAGGCGCAAGCCGGCACGCTGGCCGCGCTGATCGACGACCTCGAGGCCAACCACCCCGGACTGGCCGAGCGTCTGCTCAAGGATGGCAAGCTGAACCGCTACGTCAACATCTACGTCGATGACGAGGACGTGCGCTTCGCAGGCGGTCTGGCGGCCGAGGTGCCGGAGGACGCCAGCGTCACCATCCTGCCCGCCGTGGCCGGAGGCTGA
- a CDS encoding DUF3817 domain-containing protein encodes MTTSENSTETTVAPAPTANTAKLASALLRYRALAWITGLWLLLLTGEMIAKYGFDVHTPSWIAVVHGWVYFVYLLVTADLAVKVRWPVLRTVGTLLAGTIPLLSFFVEHVNAKKVKQDFGI; translated from the coding sequence TTGACCACCAGCGAGAATTCCACCGAGACCACCGTGGCGCCCGCGCCGACGGCGAACACCGCCAAGCTCGCCTCGGCGCTGCTGCGCTACCGCGCGCTGGCCTGGATCACCGGTCTCTGGTTGCTGCTGCTCACCGGCGAGATGATCGCCAAATACGGCTTCGACGTGCACACCCCCAGCTGGATAGCCGTGGTGCACGGCTGGGTCTATTTCGTCTACCTGCTGGTCACCGCCGACCTCGCGGTCAAGGTCCGCTGGCCAGTGCTCCGTACCGTCGGCACCCTGCTCGCAGGCACCATCCCGCTGCTGTCGTTCTTCGTCGAGCATGTCAACGCGAAGAAGGTCAAGCAGGACTTCGGCATCTGA
- a CDS encoding transcriptional regulator yields MSASPRRSAHNRPALIVLVVVAALGCLALAWWQWERFESAGGTGQNLGYALQWPLFAAFAVFAYFRFVRLEREAEQNDKLADAAEHEPVEARIAAKPAAPKELPAGLLPERPKAVRDEDPVLTEYNRYLAALHAQDTDDQVRAAGLNTPERSAG; encoded by the coding sequence GTGTCCGCCTCACCCCGCCGCTCGGCACACAATCGCCCGGCCCTCATCGTGCTGGTGGTTGTCGCTGCGCTGGGCTGCCTGGCGCTGGCTTGGTGGCAGTGGGAGCGGTTCGAATCCGCCGGCGGCACCGGTCAGAATCTCGGGTACGCGCTGCAATGGCCGCTGTTCGCGGCGTTTGCCGTATTCGCCTACTTCCGGTTCGTCCGGCTCGAGCGCGAGGCCGAACAGAACGACAAGCTGGCCGACGCCGCGGAGCACGAACCCGTCGAGGCCAGGATTGCCGCGAAACCCGCTGCACCCAAGGAGCTTCCGGCGGGCCTGCTCCCCGAGCGCCCGAAGGCCGTGCGGGACGAAGACCCCGTACTCACCGAGTACAACCGGTACCTCGCAGCGCTGCACGCCCAGGACACCGATGACCAGGTCCGCGCGGCGGGCCTGAACACACCCGAGAGGAGCGCCGGTTGA
- a CDS encoding PLP-dependent cysteine synthase family protein, which translates to MARYESLIATLGNTPLVGLRALSPQWDGENHVRLWAKLEDRNPTGSIKDRPALRMIEQAEADGLLRPGCTILEPTSGNTGISLAMAAKLKGYQLVCVMPENTSVERRQLLTMFGARIIDSPAAGGSNQAVAQAKQIAAENPDWVMLYQYGNPANALAHYEATGPEILADLPEITHFVAGLGTTGTLMGTGRFLREKVPGIEIVAAEPRYGELVYGLRNIDEGFIPELYDETVLTTRFSVGPHDAVKRTRELVLEEGIFAGISTGAILHAALGVARKAVKAGARADIAFVVADGGWKYLSTGAYDGTIEEAEERLDGQLWA; encoded by the coding sequence GTGGCGCGTTACGAATCGCTGATCGCGACCCTCGGCAATACCCCGCTGGTCGGCCTGCGCGCACTGTCCCCGCAGTGGGACGGCGAGAACCACGTGCGGCTGTGGGCCAAGCTGGAGGACCGCAATCCCACCGGCTCGATCAAGGATCGCCCAGCACTGCGCATGATCGAACAGGCCGAGGCCGACGGTCTGCTGCGACCGGGCTGCACCATCCTGGAACCCACCAGCGGCAACACTGGTATCTCGCTGGCGATGGCCGCCAAGCTCAAGGGCTACCAGCTGGTCTGTGTGATGCCGGAGAACACCTCGGTGGAGCGCCGCCAACTGCTCACCATGTTCGGCGCGCGGATCATCGATTCCCCCGCGGCGGGCGGCTCGAATCAGGCTGTCGCGCAGGCCAAGCAGATCGCGGCGGAGAACCCGGACTGGGTGATGCTCTACCAGTACGGCAATCCCGCGAACGCGCTCGCGCACTACGAGGCCACCGGCCCGGAGATCCTGGCCGATCTCCCCGAGATCACCCATTTCGTCGCCGGACTCGGTACCACGGGCACGCTGATGGGCACCGGCCGTTTTCTGCGCGAGAAGGTGCCCGGCATCGAGATCGTCGCCGCCGAGCCACGCTACGGCGAGCTGGTCTACGGCCTGCGGAACATCGATGAGGGATTCATTCCCGAGCTGTATGACGAGACCGTGCTGACCACCCGCTTCTCGGTCGGCCCCCACGACGCGGTCAAGCGCACCCGCGAACTCGTGCTGGAGGAAGGCATCTTCGCCGGAATCTCCACCGGCGCCATCCTGCACGCCGCGCTCGGCGTCGCTCGTAAGGCGGTGAAGGCGGGTGCCCGCGCGGACATCGCGTTCGTGGTCGCCGACGGCGGCTGGAAGTACCTGTCGACCGGGGCCTACGACGGCACCATCGAAGAGGCGGAAGAACGGCTCGACGGCCAGCTCTGGGCCTGA